One part of the Arabidopsis thaliana chromosome 4, partial sequence genome encodes these proteins:
- a CDS encoding uncharacterized protein (unknown protein; BEST Arabidopsis thaliana protein match is: unknown protein (TAIR:AT4G18320.2); Has 44 Blast hits to 44 proteins in 7 species: Archae - 0; Bacteria - 0; Metazoa - 0; Fungi - 0; Plants - 44; Viruses - 0; Other Eukaryotes - 0 (source: NCBI BLink).), whose protein sequence is MLSSHLSQICFSCRDPLGNLPADLIRKCTDLMDLNFAEGQRLRTLNKNWKLALPSFRKGAYREERPWLLYRERGSGETRFFDPVRERVHRGNDPRLADARFLGSTLGWLVMSESLDLNPRKTHQTFLYNPFISELQQLPELTLDSPYPTGVLRYGVLTGNPSDNNTYACLITDYLHEIGNRRDTYTLLIYYVAKTSGRWEQNWSVASMLVVGIFDTWYIESISPSPDKISIEIWPKRYDFTFQTQEWNVSNFIPVDPIQWDPFHDQSLYHVKHRLQLPENPSTLAIIIGTSTDRTRVRNKIIGDQSDDDDPRASDHIIDGVWVEVRP, encoded by the coding sequence atgcTGTCATCTCACTTGTctcaaatttgtttctcttgcaGGGATCCATTGGGAAATTTGCCTGCAGATCTCATCAGAAAATGTACAGATTTGATGGACTTGAACTTTGCCGAAGGTCAGAGACTAAGAACCCTCAACAAGAACTGGAAGCTAGCGTTACCTTCTTTCCGTAAGGGAGCTTACAGAGAGGAAAGGCCTTGGTTGCTTTACCGTGAAAGGGGTTCCGGAGAGACCCGTTTCTTTGACCCTGTGAGAGAGAGGGTACATCGTGGGAACGACCCACGTCTTGCAGATGCAAGATTCTTGGGATCAACATTGGGTTGGCTTGTTATGTCCGAGTCCTTGGACTTAAACCCACGCAAAACCCACCAAACTTTCCTGTACAACCCGTTCATTTCAGAACTGCAGCAACTACCCGAACTCACCCTTGATAGCCCATATCCCACGGGTGTACTCCGTTACGGTGTACTCACCGGAAATCCAAGTGACAACAACACTTATGCTTGCCTCATAACAGATTACTTGCACGAAATTGGTAATCGGAGGGATACTTATACGCTACTAATTTACTATGTAGCCAAGACGAGCGGACGATGGGAGCAGAATTGGTCCGTGGCTTCTATGCTAGTCGTTGGCATTTTCGATACTTGGTATATAGAGTCCATCTCCCCATCTCCGGACAAAATATCAATTGAAATATGGCCCAAACGTTATGACTTCACCTTCCAAACCCAAGAGTGGAATGTCTCAAACTTTATTCCAGTGGATCCTATCCAATGGGATCCTTTCCACGACCAATCTTTATATCATGTGAAACATCGACTTCAGTTACCAGAAAATCCCTCTACTCTAGCCATAATTATCGGCACTTCAACTGATCGCACGAGAGTGCGCAACAAGATTATAGGTGATcaatctgatgatgatgatcctaGGGCTTCTGATCACATTATTGACGGAGTTTGGGTTGAGGTTCGCCCTTAG
- a CDS encoding U4/U6.U5 tri-snRNP-associated-like protein (Ubiquitin C-terminal hydrolases superfamily protein; FUNCTIONS IN: ubiquitin thiolesterase activity, zinc ion binding; INVOLVED IN: ubiquitin-dependent protein catabolic process; LOCATED IN: endomembrane system, intracellular; EXPRESSED IN: 19 plant structures; EXPRESSED DURING: 11 growth stages; CONTAINS InterPro DOMAIN/s: Zinc finger, C2H2-like (InterPro:IPR015880), Zinc finger, UBP-type (InterPro:IPR001607), Peptidase C19, ubiquitin carboxyl-terminal hydrolase 2 (InterPro:IPR001394); BEST Arabidopsis thaliana protein match is: Ubiquitin C-terminal hydrolases superfamily protein (TAIR:AT4G22285.1); Has 1861 Blast hits to 1844 proteins in 197 species: Archae - 0; Bacteria - 0; Metazoa - 1101; Fungi - 318; Plants - 235; Viruses - 0; Other Eukaryotes - 207 (source: NCBI BLink).) → MVEFQVLDFHFERFCSVSLSNLNVYACLVCGKYFQGRSQKSHAYTHSLEAGHHVYINLLTEKVYCLPDSYEINDPSLDDIRHVLNPRFSRAQVNELDKNRQWSRALDGSDYLPGMVGLNNIQKTEFVNVTIQSLMRVTPLRNFFHIPENYQHCKSPLVHCFGELTRKIWHARNFKGQVSPHEFLQAVMKASKKRFRIGQQSDPVEFMSWLLNTLHMDLRTSKDASSIIHKCFQGELEVVKEFQGNENKEISRMSFLMLGLDLPPPPLFKDVMEKNIIPQVALFDLLKKFDGETVTEVVRPKLARMRYRVIKSPRYLMFHMVRFKKNNFFKEKNPTLVNFPVKDMELRDYIPSLPRAPEGEKVCSSLFVY, encoded by the exons ATGGTTGAATTTCAGGTGTTGGATTTTCATTTTGAGAGGTTTTGCTCTGTGTCCTTGTCCAATCTGAATGTATATGCATGCCTTGTTTGTGGAAAGTACTTCCAAGGAAGAAGCCAGAAGTCTCATGCTTATACGCATAGCTTAGAAGCAGGACACCACGTTTACATCAATCTTCTGACAGAGAAGGTTTATTGTCTTCCTGATAGTTACGAGATCAATGACCCTTCTTTGGATGACATTCGCCATGTTTTAAACCCAAG GTTTAGTAGAGCACAAGTAAACGAGCTTGACAAGAATAGGCAGTGGTCTAGGGCTCTTGATGGCTCCGACTATCTTCCAGGAATG GTGGGGTTGAACAACATACAAAAGACAGAGTTTGTGAATGTTACAATCCAGTCGTTGATGAGAGTTACTCCTTTAAGGAATTTCTTCCACATTCCTGAAAATTATCAGCACTGCAAGTCTCCTCTTGTTCACTGTTTTGGGGAACTAACTCGCAAGATTTGGCATGCTCGAAACTTTAAAGGACAG GTGAGTCCACATGAGTTCTTGCAAGCTGTCATGAAAGCCAGCAAGAAACGCTTTCGGATTGGCCAACAATCAGATCCAGTAGAGTTTATGTCGTGGCTCCTCAACACTTTGCACATGGATCTTAGAACTTCAAAGGACGCCAGCAGTATCATCCACAAGTGCTTCCAG GGTGAGTTGGAGGTTGTGAAAGAGTTTCAAGgcaatgaaaacaaagaaatctcCAGGATGTCTTTTCTGATGCTCGGTCTAGATTTGCCACCGCCTCCTCTTTTCAAAGATGTCATGGAGAAAAACATTATTCCGCAG GTTGCTCTATTTGATTTATTGAAGAAGTTTGATGGAGAAACTGTGACAGAGGTGGTTCGGCCTAAGCTGGCCAGAATGAGATACCGTGTAATCAAATCTCCTCGTTACTTGATGTTCCATATGGTTCGGTTCAAGAAGAATAACTTCTTCAAAGAGAAGAACCCTACATTGG TTAACTTCCCAGTGAAGGACATGGAGCTTAGGGATTACATACCATCATTGCCTAGAGCACCAGAAGGGGAGAAGGTgtgttcttctttgtttgtctATTAG
- a CDS encoding U4/U6.U5 tri-snRNP-associated-like protein — translation MVGLNNIQKTEFVNVTIQSLMRVTPLRNFFHIPENYQHCKSPLVHCFGELTRKIWHARNFKGQVSPHEFLQAVMKASKKRFRIGQQSDPVEFMSWLLNTLHMDLRTSKDASSIIHKCFQGELEVVKEFQGNENKEISRMSFLMLGLDLPPPPLFKDVMEKNIIPQVALFDLLKKFDGETVTEVVRPKLARMRYRVIKSPRYLMFHMVRFKKNNFFKEKNPTLVNFPVKDMELRDYIPSLPRAPEGEKVCSSLFVY, via the exons ATG GTGGGGTTGAACAACATACAAAAGACAGAGTTTGTGAATGTTACAATCCAGTCGTTGATGAGAGTTACTCCTTTAAGGAATTTCTTCCACATTCCTGAAAATTATCAGCACTGCAAGTCTCCTCTTGTTCACTGTTTTGGGGAACTAACTCGCAAGATTTGGCATGCTCGAAACTTTAAAGGACAG GTGAGTCCACATGAGTTCTTGCAAGCTGTCATGAAAGCCAGCAAGAAACGCTTTCGGATTGGCCAACAATCAGATCCAGTAGAGTTTATGTCGTGGCTCCTCAACACTTTGCACATGGATCTTAGAACTTCAAAGGACGCCAGCAGTATCATCCACAAGTGCTTCCAG GGTGAGTTGGAGGTTGTGAAAGAGTTTCAAGgcaatgaaaacaaagaaatctcCAGGATGTCTTTTCTGATGCTCGGTCTAGATTTGCCACCGCCTCCTCTTTTCAAAGATGTCATGGAGAAAAACATTATTCCGCAG GTTGCTCTATTTGATTTATTGAAGAAGTTTGATGGAGAAACTGTGACAGAGGTGGTTCGGCCTAAGCTGGCCAGAATGAGATACCGTGTAATCAAATCTCCTCGTTACTTGATGTTCCATATGGTTCGGTTCAAGAAGAATAACTTCTTCAAAGAGAAGAACCCTACATTGG TTAACTTCCCAGTGAAGGACATGGAGCTTAGGGATTACATACCATCATTGCCTAGAGCACCAGAAGGGGAGAAGGTgtgttcttctttgtttgtctATTAG
- a CDS encoding LOW protein: F-box/kelch-repeat protein (F-box family protein; CONTAINS InterPro DOMAIN/s: F-box domain, cyclin-like (InterPro:IPR001810), F-box domain, Skp2-like (InterPro:IPR022364); BEST Arabidopsis thaliana protein match is: Galactose oxidase/kelch repeat superfamily protein (TAIR:AT3G26010.1); Has 117 Blast hits to 117 proteins in 7 species: Archae - 0; Bacteria - 0; Metazoa - 0; Fungi - 0; Plants - 117; Viruses - 0; Other Eukaryotes - 0 (source: NCBI BLink).): MEKPNNTITDVLEGIVTEILVRLPLRSISRFKSVSQTWKSAIESVYFRRLFVSLHQNTSSSWSLLLRKEEFIDFHGCGTWGLPKSLGSYIQCMELDGKFEYMWFSGSNGLILMHRKLGTWKNYVGNPVLQQWVEIPACPGSYTFFCGVVTGVDEVGVVLSFKVVKSGNMFLNKGEMYMPLYVYSSETGFWIHKEVVCPVRLPNFYDPISLNGTLYFSQRGDSYNRRPGLMVLDFYGKPKDCHFIPLPDHALNRNKTCLATSSGFVMYIKTLAQPGGNLLKVWRLIDDSAWQLMWEVSIPFIGCYAPMSMHPFDRNIVYLWSHDNCYLMSFNLQTQNYKIFGDESKHHDCYINHRTCEKHMYKISRPYSVSEYEGPIILQQWVLSRWMQSVPRPPEVEMIDTTSLLSLVVKNEE, encoded by the coding sequence ATggaaaaaccaaacaacacCATCACAGATGTTTTAGAGGGGATAGTGACGGAGATACTAGTGAGGTTACCATTGAGAAGCATCTCCAGATTCAAATCAGTGAGTCAAACATGGAAATCGGCAATAGAATCTGTGTATTTCCGACGTCTCTTTGTGTCTCTGCACCAAAACACCTCTTCAAGTTGGTCACTACTGCTCCGAAAAGAAGAATTCATAGACTTCCATGGATGCGGGACATGGGGTCTCCCAAAGTCGTTAGGTTCTTATATTCAATGTATGGAACTAGACGGTAAATTCGAATATATGTGGTTTTCCGGTTCCAATGGATTGATTTTGATGCATAGAAAGTTGGGTACTTGGAAAAATTATGTGGGTAATCCAGTATTACAACAGTGGGTTGAAATCCCTGCCTGTCCAGGTTCATATACTTTCTTTTGTGGTGTGGTGACGGGTGTTGACGAGGTGGGTGTTGTTTTGAGCTTCAAAGTGGTTAAGAGTGGTAATATGTTTCTTAATAAAGGTGAAATGTATATGCCTTTATATGTGTATTCGTCTGAGACAGGCTTTTGGATTCACAAAGAAGTTGTATGCCCTGTTCGCTTACCCAACTTCTATGACCCTATTAGTTTGAATGGGACGCTTTATTTTTCGCAACGGGGGGATTCTTATAATCGTAGGCCAGGACTTATGGTTCTCGATTTCTATGGTAAACCCAAAGATTGTCACTTTATACCGCTCCCCGATCATGCTTTGAATCGCAACAAAACATGTTTGGCTACATCCAGCGGTTTTGTCATGTATATCAAAACATTAGCTCAACCGGGAGGTAATCTTTTGAAGGTTTGGAGGTTGATTGATGATTCAGCTTGGCAACTTATGTGGGAAGTCAGCATCCCATTTATTGGATGTTATGCACCCATGTCAATGCATCCGTTTGATCGCAATATTGTCTATTTATGGAGCCATGATAACTGTTATTTAATGTCATTTAACTTGCAGAcacaaaactacaaaatcttCGGAGATGAGTCAAAACATCATGATTGCTATATCAACCATCGTACTTGTGAGAAACATATGTATAAGATTTCTAGACCATACTCGGTTTCAGAGTATGAAGGTCCTATCATCTTACAACAATGGGTGCTCTCAAGGTGGATGCAATCAGTGCCTCGTCCTCCCGAAGTTGAGATGATAGATACAACTTCACTACTTTCTCTTGTAGTAAAGAATGAAgaataa
- a CDS encoding uncharacterized protein (unknown protein; Has 11 Blast hits to 11 proteins in 4 species: Archae - 0; Bacteria - 0; Metazoa - 0; Fungi - 0; Plants - 11; Viruses - 0; Other Eukaryotes - 0 (source: NCBI BLink).) — protein MVLIGIIRYFVSKLKRYSPTPKKVHRSEDAIIDFVGKACNRLVATTREECTLPHLIGAAPVCYCVPTGIDALRPSFFFLLVWLEHRIS, from the exons ATGGTTCTTATTGGAATTATCCGTTACTTCGTCTCTAAGCTCAAGCGATATTCTCCGACACCAAAGAAAG TTCACCGGTCAGAAGATGCCATTATAGATTTTGTGGGCAAAGCATGTAATAG GCTTGTAGCCACGACTCGAGAAGAGTGTACCTTGCCACATTTGATTGGGGCTGCCCCGGTCTGTTATTGTGTACCAACTGGCATTGATGCTCTTCgtccatctttcttcttcttgttagtTTGGTTAGAGCATCGTATTTcttaa
- a CDS encoding Bifunctional inhibitor/lipid-transfer protein/seed storage 2S albumin superfamily protein (Bifunctional inhibitor/lipid-transfer protein/seed storage 2S albumin superfamily protein; FUNCTIONS IN: lipid binding; INVOLVED IN: lipid transport; LOCATED IN: endomembrane system; EXPRESSED IN: root; CONTAINS InterPro DOMAIN/s: Bifunctional inhibitor/plant lipid transfer protein/seed storage (InterPro:IPR016140), Plant lipid transfer protein/seed storage/trypsin-alpha amylase inhibitor (InterPro:IPR003612), Plant lipid transfer protein/hydrophobic protein, helical domain (InterPro:IPR013770); BEST Arabidopsis thaliana protein match is: Bifunctional inhibitor/lipid-transfer protein/seed storage 2S albumin superfamily protein (TAIR:AT4G12510.1); Has 751 Blast hits to 745 proteins in 61 species: Archae - 0; Bacteria - 0; Metazoa - 0; Fungi - 0; Plants - 751; Viruses - 0; Other Eukaryotes - 0 (source: NCBI BLink).) produces MALKDSLALLLLFNILFFTLTTATRSTNCPPPPGKHNKQKPSPTPTTGTCPKDALKVGVCVNALNLLNGLTPGTPPVTPCCSLIEGLVDLEAAICLCTALKASVLGINLTLPINLSLLLNICNREASRDFQFP; encoded by the coding sequence ATGGCTCTTAAAGACTCTCTTGCGCTCCTCCTTCTCTTCAACATCCTTTTCTTCACTCTCACTACTGCCACTCGCAGTACCAATTGTCCTCCTCCACCAGgaaaacacaacaaacaaaaacctagCCCAACACCCACTACCGGGACTTGTCCTAAAGATGCCTTAAAGGTCGGTGTTTGTGTTAACGCACTCAACTTGTTAAACGGTTTGACCCCCGGAACTCCTCCTGTGACTCCATGTTGCAGCCTTATCGAGGGTTTGGTAGATCTTGAAGCTGCGATTTGTCTTTGCACTGCTCTCAAGGCTAGTGTTCTTGGCATCAACCTTACCCTTCCCATCAACCTCAGCTTGCTTCTCAATATTTGCAACAGAGAGGCATCACGTGACTTCCAATTCCCTTAA
- a CDS encoding protease inhibitor/seed storage/lipid transfer protein (LTP) family protein (protease inhibitor/seed storage/lipid transfer protein (LTP) family protein; FUNCTIONS IN: lipid binding; INVOLVED IN: lipid transport; LOCATED IN: endomembrane system; EXPRESSED IN: embryo, hypocotyl, sepal, stamen; EXPRESSED DURING: 4 anthesis, C globular stage, petal differentiation and expansion stage; CONTAINS InterPro DOMAIN/s: Bifunctional inhibitor/plant lipid transfer protein/seed storage (InterPro:IPR016140), Plant lipid transfer protein/hydrophobic protein, helical domain (InterPro:IPR013770); BEST Arabidopsis thaliana protein match is: Bifunctional inhibitor/lipid-transfer protein/seed storage 2S albumin superfamily protein (TAIR:AT4G22485.1); Has 219939 Blast hits to 80042 proteins in 2746 species: Archae - 655; Bacteria - 50351; Metazoa - 79801; Fungi - 26960; Plants - 28532; Viruses - 6737; Other Eukaryotes - 26903 (source: NCBI BLink).) has product MASTTIILFLSFSIIPLLTIVRADNHSVYCPPPPPCICICNPGPPPPQPDPQPPTPPTFQPAPPANDQPPPPPQSTSPPPVATTPPALPPKPLPPPLSPPQTTPPPPPAITPPPPPAITPPLSPPPPAITPPPPLATTPPALPPKPLPPPLSPPQTTPPPPPAITPPLSPPLVGICSKNDTELKICAGILAISDGLLTTGRAEPCCSIIRNVSDLDAVTCFCKSVGAPRFSLSPNFGIFFKVCGRRIPQGFSCPGPSPTISPPPLPPQTLKPPPPQTTPPPPPAITPPLSPPLVGICSKNDTELKICAGILAISDGLLTTGRAEPCCSIVRNVSDLDAVTCFCKSVGARRFSLSPNFGIFFKVCGRRIPQGFSCP; this is encoded by the coding sequence ATGGCCTCAACTACTATAATCCTTTTCCTCTCATTCAGCATCATTCCATTACTCACCATCGTTAGAGCAGATAACCATTCCGTTTACTgccctccaccaccaccttgtatttgtatttgtaatcCGGGACCACCTCCGCCGCAACCCGATCCCCAACCGCCAACTCCACCAACATTTCAACCAGCACCGCCAGCCAATGACCAACCACCGCCTCCACCACAGAGCACATCACCACCTCCAGTAGCGACCACACCACCAGCACTTCCTCCAAAACCCTTACCGCCACCGTTGTCTCCTCCGCAAACCacaccacctcctccaccagCTATTacaccaccacctccaccagCTATTACACCTCCACTATCACCTCCTCCACCAGCTATTACACCACCACCTCCACTAGCGACCACACCACCGGCACTTCCTCCAAAACCCTTACCGCCACCGTTGTCTCCTCCACAAACCACGCCACCTCCTCCACCAGCAATCACACCACCACTATCACCTCCTCTGGTTGGAATATGTTCCAAGAATGATACCGAACTAAAGATATGTGCCGGAATTCTAGCAATTAGTGACGGTCTTCTAACCACTGGAAGAGCAGAACCATGTTGTTCCATCATCCGAAATGTGTCTGATCTTGATGCAGTtacttgtttttgtaaatCGGTAGGAGCACCACGTTTTTCCCTCTCTCCCAATTTCGGCATCTTCTTTAAAGTTTGTGGTCGTAGGATTCCACAAGGCTTTAGCTGTCCCGGTCCATCACCAACAatctcaccaccaccacttccTCCACAAACTTTAAAACCGCCTCCGCCACAAACAacaccacctcctccaccagCTATTACACCACCACTATCACCTCCTCTAGTTGGCATATGCTCCAAGAATGATACCGAACTAAAGATATGTGCCGGAATTCTAGCAATTAGTGACGGCCTTCTAACCACTGGTAGGGCAGAGCCATGTTGTTCCATCGTACGTAATGTGTCTGATCTTGATGCAGTTACTTGTTTTTGTAAGTCGGTAGGAGCAAGACGTTTTTCCCTCTCTCCCAATTTTGGCATCTTCTTTAAGGTTTGTGGTCGCAGGATTCCACAAGGCTTTAGCTGCCCATGA